The genomic DNA GCTTTTCGGAACATGAATCGGTTAGTCCATTAAGTGACATATCTTCAATAATCTCCACATCTCCTGATGTTGAAAAGCTCGATTCTATAGATCCTTTCGGCGTTGACCCTTTTGTCTGGAATTGCAAACCTCTTGTCAATAAGGAAGCATTGGAGTTACATAGGATGATTCATTCTTCATTTCCTATGAACCCcccaaaatcaaataatgACACCCCATTACTATtaccaaaacaaaaagacagACAGTCTCCAATTGGCAGTCCTACTTTTAAACCAACCAAATATGAGCCTTCTCACCGGTTGCTGAAGcccaaaaaatcaattctAACGATACCCACCAAATCTCTCAACCTCATAGTGAGTTCATCACGAGGCTCATTAAACGATGCCACTATTTTTGCTACCGAGATAAATTCATCCATGagtaatgaagaaaataaattacCAACAATTTCTACTACCTGGGAAAAGCTTACAATTCCAGtaaattcttcaatcaaggaaaaatacaaGAAGCTCAAGGACCAACTTTATGGGCATAACAGTAATTttggtgaagatgaagaaaacgaagagGAAGGGCTTCCTGATGCGGCGGTAATAAGAGGTTACGAATTCGAGTCAGAAAGTTGCGACGATCAAAAGTTAAGCAGCGAACTGGAGACTACGAAAGACTATAAAAAAGTCAAATGGGCACCAGTTTTGGAACAATAAACTGGGTCTTTTTTCGTTCCTTTAATGTATTTTCTACAAAGTAAAggagttgtttttttctgaatcatTGGTCTTTTtaacaaatcaaaaaaaaaaaaagaaaagaatttttttattcaatttgaGTTTTATATTATACTCTTTTTTAGAAGCTGGAGAAATCTAAAAGTTAACCCCtaaaagttgttttttccCCATTTTCAAGTTGTATCATCATAGTtgttatattattatattttgtatttttacttttctaCATCTACTTATATCACCTCCTACACTTCTTACTGTAATAAAATTTATGATAAACATTGTATAGAAACACTATagacatatatatatatatatatatgtatacatacatattCTCGCCTTTCTAATGCAGGTTTTTTAAGGGCCGTGTAAGCAATCCGCCGTGTTGCAATTGGCAGCATCGTCGATAAGACAGTTGGATAGTGTTGTATCGTATGTCATTTGTCTTGAAGAATGTGTATCCTCTTGGGAGCCACCAGCAGACCCTGTATGCGTGGTTCTTGCAGCCGAGGTGAGTTCTTTGCGTATAAATTCCGGCTGTAAGGTAGCCGAGTGCACGCCATAGTGATGAAGCTTTGTTCTAACTATCTTGGCCAAGCCAGTAAACTGGTCCGGTGTGATATCTAGTTGGGCATGCAGAGATGCGATGTAAATGGACTCTGTCAAGTTCCAAACGTGGAAGTCATGGATAGCAATGATTCCTGGTATTTGCAGAAGATCCTTTTCCATCTGCTCCGCGGACAGAGCAGAAG from Saccharomyces eubayanus strain FM1318 chromosome VIII, whole genome shotgun sequence includes the following:
- the SFG1 gene encoding Sfg1p, whose protein sequence is MNSIQPSEQVLLSTPRSKLHIDLKIPNTPSKKCKYSPGFLVEDITPSKRFRIYQARFKTSSKNIKAQTLSVSTKKSQDEITNPFMTEGYNDYHNIVSPGLSFDNDCFSEHESVSPLSDISSIISTSPDVEKLDSIDPFGVDPFVWNCKPLVNKEALELHRMIHSSFPMNPPKSNNDTPLLLPKQKDRQSPIGSPTFKPTKYEPSHRLLKPKKSILTIPTKSLNLIVSSSRGSLNDATIFATEINSSMSNEENKLPTISTTWEKLTIPVNSSIKEKYKKLKDQLYGHNSNFGEDEENEEEGLPDAAVIRGYEFESESCDDQKLSSELETTKDYKKVKWAPVLEQ